From the genome of Globicephala melas chromosome 16, mGloMel1.2, whole genome shotgun sequence, one region includes:
- the NPM3 gene encoding nucleoplasmin-3, with translation MAAGAAAALAFLSQESRARAGGFGGLRVPAPVTMDSFFFGCELSGHTRSFTFKVEEEDDAEHVLALTMLCLTEGAKDECNVVEVVARNHDHQEIAVPVANLKLSCQPMLSLDDFQLQPPVTFRLKSGSGPVRITGRHQIVTISNDVSEEESEEEGSEEEEAELCPILPAKKQGGRF, from the exons ATGGCCGCCGGCGCTGCCGCCGCCTTAGCCTTTCTGAGTCAGGAGAGCCGAGCCCGGGCCGGGGGGTTCGGCGGTCTGCGAGTCCCTGCCCCGGTCACTATGGACAGTTTTTTCTTCG GCTGTGAGCTCTCAGGCCATACCCGCTCTTTCACCTTCAAGGTAGAGGAAGAGGATGATGCGGAGCACGTGCTGGCTTTGACCATG ctctgcctcacTGAGGGGGCCAAAGATGAGTGTAATGTGGTAGAAGTCGTGGCCCGGAATCATGACCACCAGGAGATCGCAGTCCCTGTGGCCAACCTCAAGTTGTCCTGCCAACCCATG CTCAGTTTGGATGACTTCCAGCTCCAACCACCTGTAACCTTCCGCCTGAAGTCAGGTTCTGGCCCTGTGCGGATCACTGGGCGGCACCAGATTG TTACTATAAGCAATGATGTTTCTGAGGAAGAGAGCGAAGAAGAGGGCAGTGAGGAGGAGGAAGCTGAGTTGTGCCCCATCCTGCCTGCCAAGAAGCAGGGGGGCAGGTTCTAA